The Carassius gibelio isolate Cgi1373 ecotype wild population from Czech Republic chromosome B11, carGib1.2-hapl.c, whole genome shotgun sequence genomic sequence acattatggattattgtgatgtttttatcagctgtttggactctcaaactgacggcacccattcactgcagagcatccattgatgagacactgatgcaatgctacatttctccaaatctgttgaagaaacgaactcatctacatcttaaatgAAGTATTACTTCATGAGGAAACTGGTTATTTCCAATCACTCTTCTGGTTTGAAAAGCAGAGTTATTAAAGCAACATCACTAAATGTTGGATGAATTTAAACCGTTGCATATTGTAAATACATCTTTCAATATTTCCAAGTAGGTGTGTGTCATAACTGGCATTTGATAAATATCACACAATCCTCATCATCAGTTTCCATTTGTACAAATAAGAATGAAGTGATGTGATAAATATAAGCACAATGCTGAAatctaaaatagattttaatgaaaCACGATGATCATTTCACTTCCACTTGAGGTCACACACCAGTGCGATGTGATCCGACGGGTGCGAGACGCTCGGAAGAGCCACGCAGGTCGTGACCTCCTGGAGGCTGGGTAGAGGAATCACCTGCTCCACCTGAAGCACATGCGGCTCCACGAAAATATAGTCCAGACAGCCCTGGAAGCCTCCGACGTAGTTAGTGAAAGCTGGGACCCCGCAAGCACTGGCCAGCTGGAACGGGTTCATCAGTCCCACCTGGATCTGCTCTTCCGGTCCATTAGAGGCCCAGTCGGCATGATTCTCCGAGACGGATCCGTCACAGACGAGCTGGAAGAGACCGGAGGAGGGCGTGCTGTTGAAATCACCCGAGAATATGAGTCCGGCTCCAGGATGCTTCTCTGTCACAACCTGCTTCATGTGTTTCAGGGCCACTGCAATCTGAACCAGTCGAATGTTTCCCCCTGAACACACAGCAGACTGTCAGAAACTGTGACGCAAACTTCAGTATATTCACACTGATTCTCACCTTTAGGGTGCCAGTACAGGTGTGTGTTTCCCACACATAATATCCTTGACGGGTCACACAACGACTGCAAGACGGTCACCTGAGAAATCAGGGTAGAGATGCATTTTTGTTAGTTTTCCTAAAAGCAagatgatttaaaatgatttgaagCATTAAAACAAGCCACATTTTTTTaactacaaatattttaattcaagAAAGTAATTGCAaaatggtgcaaaaaaaaaaaagattatatataaatgaatatttaaaataaacaaaaagataggacttaaaattatttaaaagcatCGATAAAAATAAGCCAAGATAactaaaaatctatatattttatattttgactcAAAACAATACTAGAAAAAAAagctgtataatttttttaataaaaataatatattttttattttgactcggaaaaaaatacaaaaaaaactattcttttttttaaataaaaaataatatatttttttattttgactcaagttgtgtacatttttatttataaaaataagagtaagataaataaaaaaaaatcattttaaaataaataaggcatttaaatggtttaatgacaaataaaaatcaagatatttcttattttaattaaagaaaatattgattagaaaaatatgtaaaaaaacagataataaaaataagataaaaaaataaagtagatTAAATAAGATATGAATTAAAGATAAAACAAGCAATAAATTAAAactaccaaaaatatatatattttttatttcaagaaaatatttattaaaacatttttagagagaaaagctgttaAAATAAGTATATAAACGATCGAGAAAACAAGTTACATTACAATAAATGATTCAcaatatttaaagtaaaacaaaacaacaatcaaaataaggcaaaaatctaaatatttctttaaaaataaatacaggatTTCCAGTCTTGAAAATCCTAGATATATGAGGCAGCtcaattttaaatgtgatttttagacctgaaaaaaataatgcatattgtaatatatatatatatatatatatatatatatatatatatatatatatatatatatatatatatatatttgttaaaatgattgacattttcacagattctgcatggggtgcccaaactttcaagccccactgtgtatgtatatatatatatatatatatatatatatatatatatatatatatatatatatatatatatacacacacacacacatatccaccAAGTTACAGTGAAATACCTGCAGCATCGTGGACCTGCTTCCAATCTTCTCCTTCAAGCTGGGATTAGTGGACACTTTCTCCATCAGCTCCTGATGAAGCGGATCCGTCATCAAAGCCTCGCTCAGCATAATATCATACTGCTGGACCAATCTCAACTTAGACCTCCGAAAATACGTGGCCAGACCTTCATGCTGCCTTTCCTTGATCCTAAAAACCCCTTCCAATCCAAACGCATCTAACGCAGGAGATAAACTATCTACAAAAGCGCCTTTATCCACCTCCTGGAGGCAAACGATGTCAGCGTTGTACCCTGACAGCTCCTTCTTGATCAGATTCTGTCTGTAGTCCATTTCTAAAGCGTATGGTGCACAGTAAGGATACAGGACCGTTTTGGAAAGATCAGTTTGAGCGTAGATGTCAGCTAGGATGTTGTAAGACACAACCCTCAGTGAAGATTCATCAGAGATCTTCTGAGTGAACATGTGTCTGGTGTCAAAGCTGCATGTTCCCGGACCGGCTTCAACTACGCCTGAAGATACCAGATCCTTAGGTTCCCCGAACCTGGATCCGTCCCCAGGCGTGCATTTCAGCATCACCTTCAAACCTATGTCCTGATTGGATGGTGTGAACACACGCTCACATCCAGCCTCCATCCAGGAGTCTTGATCTCCACTTATATGTGAATTAGGAGATCTTTCTTTGAACCATTTGAACTTAGAGAGCTTCAGATCTCCAAACTCTATCTCTAGTTTGGGACAAACTGGAAACCCTGCCATTAGAGATTTTGGGAGCTCGGATAGAGTGAATGTTGGAGGATTCAGTTCTACTTTATACTTAATATCACCGATATGCAGCACTGCTCCATCTAGCCAGGCGCGCGCGTTCACGGTGTCCTCGGGAACGCGGGTTTCGTTCACGCGCAGGCTGATTTCTAGTTCACCCGCTTCTGGGGTCtcggttttttctttgtttggttTGGATTTCTTCGCTTTGTTTTGGCTGTTGGCTATTCGAGCCAGTGCTTTCCCCAGCGGTTCGGTCTGATCTCTCAGCATCTGTTTGTTACTGCCGTTCAAATTGAACGAGATGGTCAGTTTGGACTCGCGAGGCACGCATCTCACCACACATCTCTCCATCTTCAGGTTTCTGATGGTTCTTAGGATTGAAGAAGGGGGAATGTAACGGGAAAATAGCTTGGTAAGCCGGTTCAACATGAGCGCGGGGAAGAACAACATCCGGTGTCATCCACGATCACGAAACGCTCTTTTTTTATCCAGAACTCCAGATTCGACATATAcctatttatatataattcacaTCTATCGTGAATTGCGTCTAAAATgaaattatgatatatttatgtttagtttaatttttattaaatcggTTATTATATCAGTAAATAAAGGCGCTGAAGTTACCTTAAAACAGATTTTAACGAAAACGCTGATCTCAATATAAGGGTTATCTCATTGTTAATGGTGTTATAAAgttattattacataattatgtaAGCCTGTCTATGGATTTTTCTGTGGTCAGTGGAAAAGAGAACACGGTGCTGGTGAATTATAGGATACATAAGAttagaataaatacaaattagaTTAAACGAATGCATTATGGGTACTAATGGGTAAAAAATATTGGATGCttaacttataatatatatacagcgggagattttaaatgatataaaaaatgttttttattaatattgtttacatcaataaaatattatttaaacaaaatgtttacagTTATTATctcaattcatttatttatttataatattttcacAGTATAAATTTGGCCTTTATacaaattagattaaaataaataaaatatctaacaGTAGCCTACTgtataataagtagaaaaatagcaATAAAGttacctgatatatatatatttttacatatatatatatatatatatatatatatatatatatatatatatatattaacttatttaattttttaagtataattCTTACGTTTTTAAGTATAACTTGGATTTTTATACAagaaactacattttttttttataaatattaaaaatattgatgCTCTACGTAAAGCAAGATAAAGAACGTGATCTTTTAAACTCATACCTGAGTATTTTATAATGCCACTAGGAGGCGCTATTTGTAAGTGGTTGATTTCTTTAAAGCTGTTAAATAGTTTGTCGAAATAAAATCTCATAGTTATAATAAACTGTATTTGATAAATGCACTTTTAGTCTACCTAATTATGGATTAAATTGAAAACAGTGCACAAATAATTCTGCAACATAACTGTGCTGCTGGTTTTATTGAACTCAGCTGAgaggacaataataataatcatcatcaaacATGAATACATCATAACCCATTTCACATCTCTCTATTTTATCTGCATAAATATCTGCTGAACAAAGTTAAGCTATTAATAGGTTCCCAAAGAcatatacatgaaaaaaaaaacttttcccatATTTAACACATTATGATATTACCAATATGCATGGTACAAAGCAAAC encodes the following:
- the pde12 gene encoding 2',5'-phosphodiesterase 12, with the translated sequence MLFFPALMLNRLTKLFSRYIPPSSILRTIRNLKMERCVVRCVPRESKLTISFNLNGSNKQMLRDQTEPLGKALARIANSQNKAKKSKPNKEKTETPEAGELEISLRVNETRVPEDTVNARAWLDGAVLHIGDIKYKVELNPPTFTLSELPKSLMAGFPVCPKLEIEFGDLKLSKFKWFKERSPNSHISGDQDSWMEAGCERVFTPSNQDIGLKVMLKCTPGDGSRFGEPKDLVSSGVVEAGPGTCSFDTRHMFTQKISDESSLRVVSYNILADIYAQTDLSKTVLYPYCAPYALEMDYRQNLIKKELSGYNADIVCLQEVDKGAFVDSLSPALDAFGLEGVFRIKERQHEGLATYFRRSKLRLVQQYDIMLSEALMTDPLHQELMEKVSTNPSLKEKIGSRSTMLQVTVLQSLCDPSRILCVGNTHLYWHPKGGNIRLVQIAVALKHMKQVVTEKHPGAGLIFSGDFNSTPSSGLFQLVCDGSVSENHADWASNGPEEQIQVGLMNPFQLASACGVPAFTNYVGGFQGCLDYIFVEPHVLQVEQVIPLPSLQEVTTCVALPSVSHPSDHIALVCDLKWK